A genome region from Clostridium pasteurianum includes the following:
- a CDS encoding IclR family transcriptional regulator: protein MNDDKYLLSSVSNTLDILDLLSKHNELGVVEISKELNIGKVGIFRMLYTLEKKEYVHKSANAKYKLGIKFEYFVSIVLENQNKFSIAKPYLEKLRDKHNESTHLSILDEDYFIIFMDKVSSNSTVQMSSKIGANLPAYFTGMGKMLLASLENEDLNKIVHSFTFEKRTEYTITNPDDLIEDLIKTKTQGYGEDLEECEIGLVCFAAPIKDRLGHTVAAISISGPSERMINNKETLIYSNKYMNFLCY, encoded by the coding sequence ATGAATGATGATAAATATCTTCTTAGTTCTGTATCAAATACTTTAGATATATTAGATTTATTAAGTAAACATAATGAGTTGGGTGTTGTAGAAATAAGTAAAGAATTAAATATAGGAAAAGTTGGTATATTTAGAATGCTGTACACGTTAGAAAAGAAGGAATATGTACACAAGTCAGCTAATGCGAAATACAAGTTAGGAATTAAATTTGAATATTTTGTTTCAATTGTATTGGAAAATCAAAATAAGTTTTCTATTGCTAAACCTTATTTAGAAAAACTTAGAGATAAACATAATGAATCTACTCATCTATCTATTCTTGATGAAGACTATTTCATTATTTTCATGGATAAAGTATCAAGCAACTCTACCGTTCAAATGTCATCAAAGATAGGTGCCAACTTACCGGCATACTTTACTGGAATGGGGAAAATGTTACTGGCAAGTCTTGAAAATGAAGATTTGAATAAAATTGTCCATTCTTTTACTTTTGAAAAGAGAACTGAATATACTATTACAAATCCTGATGATCTAATTGAAGATTTAATAAAAACTAAAACACAAGGTTATGGAGAAGATTTAGAGGAATGCGAAATTGGGTTAGTGTGTTTTGCAGCTCCCATAAAAGACAGGCTTGGACATACAGTTGCAGCAATAAGTATTTCAGGACCATCTGAAAGAATGATTAATAATAAAGAAACTTTA
- a CDS encoding mandelate racemase/muconate lactonizing enzyme family protein: MKITSVEIFCADYDKNAPNEPVLVRINTDEGISGFGEAGVAYGNSKMAAIGQVQDFAKLIIGQNPMNIEKIWNKLQKETFWGLGGGTVIFSAISAIDIALWDIKGKLLGVPVYELLGGKVRDSVRAYASQIQFDWDKDSHPLGGIKEYGEAARKAKADGYTALKVDPLQRDEFGKKNLRNDGLLTSYKLNLCKDRLVEIRNAVGNEMDIILELHGKTDFNAALQISKLAEELNIFYLEEPCGPLNPQLMLLLKEKTNIPLASGERIYSRYGFLPFLQKRSLDVIQPDVANCGGISEAKKICDMAQVYDVLVQTHVCGGPISNAAALQIEAVIPNFCIHEYHVGNMSDFTRSLGIYDDTPIDGYITIPDRPGIGQDIPEKILDKCTKIIVD, encoded by the coding sequence ATGAAAATCACAAGTGTTGAAATATTTTGTGCAGATTATGATAAGAATGCACCCAATGAACCAGTCCTTGTAAGAATAAATACTGATGAAGGTATTAGTGGATTTGGAGAAGCAGGTGTGGCTTATGGAAATTCTAAGATGGCAGCAATTGGACAAGTTCAAGATTTTGCTAAATTAATTATTGGACAGAATCCAATGAATATAGAAAAAATATGGAATAAGCTTCAGAAGGAAACATTCTGGGGATTAGGAGGAGGAACAGTAATTTTTTCTGCTATCAGTGCAATTGATATAGCACTATGGGACATAAAAGGAAAGCTACTAGGAGTACCAGTATATGAGTTGTTAGGTGGAAAAGTACGTGATAGTGTAAGAGCATATGCTAGTCAAATTCAGTTCGATTGGGATAAAGATTCACATCCATTAGGTGGAATTAAAGAATATGGGGAAGCAGCAAGAAAGGCTAAAGCAGATGGATATACAGCACTTAAAGTTGATCCATTACAGCGAGATGAGTTTGGAAAGAAGAATTTGCGTAATGATGGATTGCTAACAAGTTATAAATTAAACTTGTGTAAAGATAGATTAGTAGAAATTAGAAATGCTGTTGGAAATGAAATGGACATTATTTTAGAACTTCATGGAAAGACAGATTTTAATGCTGCATTGCAGATAAGTAAACTTGCTGAAGAATTGAATATTTTTTATTTAGAAGAACCATGTGGACCATTAAACCCACAGTTGATGTTATTACTGAAAGAAAAAACAAATATTCCTTTGGCTTCTGGGGAGCGAATTTATTCAAGATATGGATTTCTTCCATTTTTACAAAAACGATCTTTAGATGTAATTCAGCCAGATGTGGCTAATTGTGGTGGAATTTCAGAGGCAAAAAAAATATGTGATATGGCACAAGTTTATGATGTATTAGTTCAAACACATGTTTGCGGAGGACCAATTTCTAATGCAGCTGCACTTCAAATAGAGGCAGTTATTCCAAACTTCTGTATTCATGAATATCATGTTGGTAATATGTCGGATTTTACTAGAAGCTTAGGGATATATGATGATACGCCAATAGATGGTTATATTACTATACCTGATCGCCCTGGGATTGGACAAGATATTCCTGAAAAAATTCTTGATAAATGTACAAAAATTATAGTAGATTAG
- a CDS encoding YwbE family protein, with translation MDGTIRKDIKVGAKVLVVQKQDQRSGKLTEGVVQRILTNSAVHPRGIKVMLEGGIVGRVKEIK, from the coding sequence ATGGATGGAACGATACGAAAAGACATCAAAGTAGGAGCAAAAGTCCTTGTTGTTCAAAAGCAAGACCAGCGTTCTGGAAAATTGACTGAAGGTGTTGTGCAAAGAATCCTTACAAATTCAGCAGTTCATCCTCGTGGCATCAAAGTAATGCTTGAGGGTGGAATTGTAGGAAGAGTTAAAGAAATAAAGTAA
- a CDS encoding MurR/RpiR family transcriptional regulator, with protein sequence MTIENMMKCCDKLTPTEGTLAQYIIKNKNKISTLSIQQLSDETFVSKSAIHRFCKKIGMDGFNELKVKITKDIAEESNIENDIDVNFPFLEGDTQGIIAQKLIKLYEATIRDTYKYIDVEELNTCVSILHKADIIDIYTHAHNINVAENFMDKMRSIGRIVNCTKSFYDQRCNATASKENHAALLLSYSGKSNFIKPISEILYKKGIETIWIGRVGSSSVPQYIKHRLYISDRENFKNRISQFSSHIAMQYMLDLIYSCIFKKDYNRNINYIKEIANIVDNRDITEK encoded by the coding sequence ATGACAATTGAAAATATGATGAAATGTTGTGATAAATTAACCCCGACAGAGGGTACCCTTGCACAATATATTATCAAAAATAAAAATAAAATAAGTACACTATCTATTCAGCAGCTTTCAGATGAAACATTTGTATCTAAATCTGCAATTCACAGGTTTTGCAAAAAAATAGGTATGGATGGATTTAATGAACTTAAGGTGAAAATTACTAAGGACATAGCAGAAGAAAGCAACATAGAAAATGATATTGATGTTAATTTTCCTTTTTTAGAGGGTGATACTCAAGGAATAATTGCACAGAAACTTATAAAATTATATGAAGCAACTATAAGAGATACATATAAATATATTGATGTTGAGGAGCTAAACACATGTGTTAGCATTCTTCATAAAGCTGATATTATAGATATTTATACTCATGCACATAATATTAATGTGGCAGAAAATTTTATGGATAAAATGCGTTCTATTGGAAGAATAGTTAACTGTACAAAATCTTTTTATGATCAGAGATGTAATGCAACTGCATCAAAAGAGAATCACGCAGCATTACTACTATCATATTCAGGAAAGTCTAATTTTATTAAGCCTATTTCAGAGATACTTTATAAAAAAGGCATTGAAACAATTTGGATAGGCAGGGTTGGAAGTTCGAGTGTTCCACAATATATAAAACATCGTTTATATATAAGTGACAGAGAAAATTTTAAAAATAGAATATCTCAGTTTTCATCTCATATTGCAATGCAGTATATGCTTGATCTTATTTATAGCTGTATTTTTAAAAAAGATTATAATCGTAACATAAACTATATTAAGGAAATTGCTAATATAGTTGATAATAGGGATATTACTGAAAAATAA
- a CDS encoding 6-phospho-beta-glucosidase yields the protein MKKSLKIATIGGGSSYTPELMEGFIKRYSELPIGEIWLVDIEDGREKLEIVGALAQRMWDATPYKVKVVTTLNRREALKDADFVTTQFRVGLLDARIKDERIPLSHGMLGQETNGAGGMFKAFRTIPVMKEIIKDMRELCSDAWLINFTNPSGIITEAVIKHFGWKKCIGLCNVPVMAMMKEGATIGVDASKLSYQFAGLNHFHWHRVFDESGNEVTEQIIDHINDKESGLPKNIFSADFSLDLLHTMKVLPCGYHRYYYCEKEMLNHSIDEFNHEGTRAEQVKEVEAALFKLYKNKDLTTKPEELSKRGGTYYSDAACECISAIYNNKGIHMVVSTQNNGAIPCLDSDSIVEVSSLISSRGAEPIAWGEMDSFEKGYIQLMKAMEECTIKAALTGDYGTALEAFSINPLVQHGNEARVVLNELLVAHEKYLPQFKNKIEELKRDGVHSKDSVVEDLMVNGH from the coding sequence ATGAAAAAATCTTTAAAAATAGCAACAATAGGTGGTGGAAGCAGCTATACGCCAGAACTTATGGAGGGGTTCATAAAAAGATATAGTGAACTTCCAATAGGAGAGATATGGCTTGTTGACATTGAAGATGGAAGAGAAAAACTTGAAATAGTAGGTGCTTTGGCACAGCGTATGTGGGATGCAACTCCGTATAAGGTAAAGGTGGTAACAACATTAAATAGAAGGGAAGCATTGAAGGATGCAGATTTTGTAACTACACAGTTTAGAGTTGGTCTTTTAGATGCAAGAATTAAAGATGAAAGAATACCATTATCACACGGAATGCTTGGACAAGAAACAAATGGAGCTGGAGGTATGTTTAAAGCTTTTAGAACAATTCCAGTGATGAAAGAAATTATAAAAGACATGAGAGAATTATGTTCTGATGCATGGCTTATTAATTTTACAAATCCAAGTGGAATTATTACAGAAGCAGTTATTAAGCATTTTGGATGGAAAAAGTGTATAGGATTATGTAACGTTCCAGTAATGGCTATGATGAAAGAAGGAGCGACAATTGGAGTTGATGCTTCAAAGTTAAGTTATCAGTTTGCAGGGCTAAATCATTTTCACTGGCATAGAGTGTTTGATGAAAGCGGAAATGAAGTTACAGAGCAGATAATAGATCATATTAATGATAAAGAAAGTGGCTTGCCAAAGAATATTTTTTCAGCAGATTTTTCATTAGATTTGCTTCATACTATGAAAGTGCTTCCTTGTGGTTACCATCGTTATTATTACTGTGAAAAGGAAATGCTCAATCATTCCATAGATGAATTTAATCATGAAGGCACACGTGCGGAACAGGTCAAGGAAGTTGAAGCAGCTTTATTTAAATTATATAAAAATAAAGATTTAACTACAAAGCCAGAAGAATTATCAAAACGTGGTGGAACATATTACAGTGATGCTGCATGTGAATGCATAAGCGCAATTTATAATAATAAAGGAATTCATATGGTTGTAAGTACTCAGAATAATGGTGCTATTCCATGTCTTGATAGTGATTCAATTGTTGAAGTATCAAGTCTAATCTCTTCCAGAGGAGCAGAGCCTATAGCGTGGGGTGAAATGGATTCCTTTGAAAAAGGTTATATTCAGCTTATGAAGGCAATGGAAGAATGTACAATTAAGGCCGCTTTGACTGGAGATTATGGAACTGCTTTAGAAGCATTTTCTATAAATCCATTAGTTCAGCATGGCAATGAAGCAAGAGTTGTATTAAATGAACTTCTTGTTGCTCATGAAAAATATCTTCCACAGTTTAAAAATAAAATTGAAGAGTTAAAAAGAGATGGGGTTCACTCAAAAGATTCTGTTGTTGAGGATTTAATGGTAAATGGACACTAA
- a CDS encoding Crp/Fnr family transcriptional regulator — MSNNEIYFPKYRINFEANELRGWKRIFSDRNCRKYPKKSVIVNQGQSVNYLYFIVKGLIEYTGINEEGTEELVDVLGDQNLFGLQAIFGNDHSAGFFIALEDSIISAISISELKKYLSTDNNLIKELLGELSKVTNGLTRQIFEQRLSAEERVQETIYCLAEYYVKRGSDCEKQIFIPLSQTELARISRTTRVTVTKVLSKLKKSKLIHTAYAGLIIYNFNKIKKQKSH, encoded by the coding sequence TTGAGTAATAATGAAATTTATTTTCCCAAATATAGAATAAATTTTGAAGCAAATGAGTTAAGAGGATGGAAGAGAATATTTAGCGATAGGAATTGCAGAAAATATCCTAAAAAATCTGTTATTGTTAATCAGGGGCAAAGTGTAAATTATCTATACTTTATTGTTAAAGGACTAATTGAATACACAGGTATTAATGAAGAGGGTACAGAAGAATTAGTGGATGTTCTAGGAGATCAAAATCTTTTCGGTTTGCAGGCTATATTCGGAAATGATCATTCAGCTGGATTTTTTATTGCATTAGAAGATTCAATAATATCAGCTATAAGTATTTCCGAGCTAAAAAAATACCTTAGTACAGATAACAATTTAATTAAGGAACTTTTAGGGGAATTATCTAAAGTAACTAATGGATTAACAAGACAAATTTTTGAGCAAAGACTTAGCGCAGAAGAGAGAGTTCAGGAAACTATTTACTGCTTAGCTGAGTACTATGTAAAGCGAGGAAGTGATTGTGAAAAGCAAATATTTATTCCACTTTCACAAACCGAACTGGCCAGAATATCTAGAACTACTAGGGTTACAGTAACAAAAGTTTTAAGTAAATTAAAAAAATCAAAATTAATTCATACTGCATATGCAGGGCTTATCATTTATAATTTCAATAAAATAAAAAAACAAAAAAGTCATTAA